CGAGCGCTCGGCGCCGCCGAGCAGATTGCGGATCGCCGCGGTGTCGATCAGGGTGCGCGGCCACAGAGAGTTGGCGGCGACGCCGTGCGCCGCGAACTCGTGCGCGAAGCCCACGGTGCACAGGCTCATGCCGTACTTGGACAGCGTGTAGGCGAGGTGGCGGCCGGGCCAGTGCGGGGCGGGGTTGAGCGGCGGGGACAGCGTGAGCACGTGTGCGTTGGACGACTCGCGCAGGTGCGGCAGCGCGGTCTTGGTGAGCAGGAAGGTGCCCCGGGCGTTGATGTCCTGCATCAGGTCGTAGCGCTTCATGTCGGCGTCCGCGGTGGGCGACAGGTCGATCGCGCTCGCGTTGTTCACCATGATGTCGATGCCGCCGAAGCGCTCGACCGCGGCGGCGACCGCCCGCTCGACGTCCGCGTCCACCCGTACGTCCCCGACCACGGCCAGGGCCCGGCCCCCGGCCGCCTCGATCTCGGCGGCCGCCGTGTGCACGGTGCCCTCCAGCTTCGGGTGCGGCTCGGCGGTCTTCGCCAGGAGCACCACATTGGCGCCGTCCTTGGCGGCCCGCAGGGCGATGGCCAGGCCGATGCCCCGGCTTCCGCCCGACATCAGGATCGTCCGGCCGGCGAGGGTGCGTTCCATGAGGCGGCTCCACTCCAAGTGTGCAGGGTTGGCTAATAATAAGCAGTACAAATTATTGGTCCTGCACTGTCAAGGTGAGGGAGGAGTGGGGTGGCGCACTGCCGTGGGTCGCCTGTGCCGCCTGTGTGCGGCGTGCTCGGCCGGGCCCGGGTGTGACACTGCTCATGGAGCACTTCCGGTGTGACAGCGGCCTTGACAGACCGAACCAGGTGATCTGGGATTCCGGTGGGATACACGATCAACGATCACCGACGTTCGACCAACGAGGAGAATCTCAATGTCCGTCCTCAACGCCCGTACGGCCGGTGTCGCCGTCGCCGCGACCGGAGCCGCCCACTTCGTGGTGCCCGGCGCCTTCGAAGCCCTGACCGTCCGCCTCTTCCCGACCGACACCCGCACCTGGATCCGCCGCAACGGCACGACCGAGCTCGTGCTCGGCACCGCGGTCGCCGTGCCGCGTACACGTGCCTTCGGGGCGGTCGGGCTGGCCGCGTACGCGGGCTGGCTCGCCTTCCGGGCCGTCAAGCAGCGCTGAGACCTACGGGTTCGGTTCCGGTGAGCGGCCGGTGCGGTGCGTGTGCCGCACCGGCCCCGGTGTCTCAGCCCTCCGGTGAGCCCAACTCCCGCTCTCGCACGGCCGGTTCCCGCTTCTCCGGGGCCGCCGCCCGGGTCAGGCGCGCGGTGTAGTCCCTGCGCTCCGGACGGTCCGGCCGCAGCGCCCGGTCGTCGCGGACCAGGCGCCGGATCAGGTTGAGTGCCGGCTCCGGGGTGAGCCGGGCCAGGTTCGCGAGGACGCCCACGTAGCGCGGAACCGCGAGCTCCGCGGCGCGGGTGCGTACCGAGTCGAGGACCGCGGCGGCGATCGCCTCCGGCTCGACCTTGGGCAGCGGCGCCATGCTGAGGCCGGAGGCGAGCGAGGTGTCGACGGCGGACGGCAGTACGGCGCTGACGCTCACCCCGTGCGGCCGCATCTCCAGCCGGGTCGCGGCGGTCAGCCCGACGACCGCGAACTTGGTGGCGTTGTAGACGGCGAGTCCTTTGACGGGGAACTTGCCCGCGAGTGAGGCGATGTTGACCACATGGCCGCGTCCCCGCTCGGTCATCCCGGGCAGCGCGAGCCGCATGCCGTTCCGTACGCCGTGCAGATTCACCTCCACCGTCAGGCGGTCGACCGCGTCGTCGAGCTCCAGGAAGTGGCCGTTGGGCATCACTCCGGCGTTGTTGACGAGGATGTCGAGCTCGCCGTGCGCCGCGGCCGCCTCGGCGAGGAAGGCCGCGTAGGACGCCTTGTCCGTGACGTCCACCCGGTGGCCGGTGGCGTGCGGGCCGAGTCCGGCGGCCTCCCGGGCGGCGAGTTCGCCGTCGAGGTCGCCCAGGGCGACATGCGCGCCACGGGCGGCGAAGGCCCGCGCGGTGGCCAGGCCGATGCCACGCGCGGCGCCGGTGATCACGACGTTGGCGCCGATCGGGTTGATGCCCGGATACCTCATACGTCGCTCTCCTGTCGTGCGCGGGAGGGGGTCAGGGTGAAGTCGCGGGAGTCGAACCGGCCCACCCGGCTGCGGAGTTGGCCCGTGGACCACGGCCAGCTGAAGCTGTTGCGGCCGTTGGCGTCGAGGTAATAGCTGCGGCAGCCGCCGGAGTTGTAGACGGTGCCGGCCAGAGCGGCCTGAAGTTCCTTGTTGAAGGCGGCTTGTACCTCGGCGCGCACCTCGATCGTGGCCGAGCCACTGGAGCGCGCGGTACGAAGGGCGCCGAGCACGAGCTCCAACTGCGCCTCCAGGATGGCGAACGCGGAGGAGTGGCCGGTGCCGAGGCCGGGTCCGAGGAGCAGGAAGGCGTTGGGGAAGCCCGCCGTGACCGTACCGAGGTACGCCTCGGGCGAGCCCTGCCAGTGGTCGGCCAGCGTGCGGCCCGCTCCGTCGTGGACGTGGTCGGCCAGCGGCATGTCGAGGATGTGGAAGCCGGTGCCGAGGATGATGGCGTCCACCTCGGCGCGGCTGCCGTCGGCGCCGACCACCGTACTTCCCTCGACCGCGCGTACCGCCGAGGCGTGCACCTCTACATTCGGCCTGGTCAGCGCCGGGTAGTAGTAGTTGGAGAACAGGATCCGCTTGCAGCCGATGGTGTAGTCGGGGGTGAGTTTGCGGCGCAGTTCGCGGTCGCGGACCGTGGCTCGCAGATGCGCCCGGGCCACCGCCTGTACGCCGCGCATCAAGCCCGGCTTGCGGAAGCCGCGGCCCAGGGTTTCCATGGCCCGGTACTCCACCGCCGCCAACCCGGCCCGCGCGCCGGGCAGTTGGCGCATCGCCCACCGCTCGGCCTTGGGTATGTGGTGGTCCAGCTTGGGCAGCACCCACTGGGCGGTCCGCTGGAAAAGATGCAGCCGGTCGACCCGGGGCGCGATGGCCGGGACGAACTGGACGGCCGAGGCTCCGGTGCCGAGGACGGCGACCCGCTTGCCGCTGAGGTCGTAGTCGTGGTTCCAGCGCGCGGAGTGGAACACCTCGCCGGGGAACGACTCCAGGCCCGGGATCTCGGGCGTCAGCGGCTCGTTCCACGGCCCGGCCCCGGCGATCAGGAACCGCGCGGTGAACTCGCCCGCGGTGGTCCGGACCAGCCAGCGGCCCTGCGCGGGCTGCCAGTGCGCCTCGGTCATCCGTACCCCGAACCGGGTGTGCTCGCGCAGCCGGTGGCGGTCCGCGACCTGCCGTACGTAGGCGAGGATCTCCGGCTGGTTCGCGTACACCCGCGTCCACTCGGGGTTCGGCGCGAACGAGTAGCTGTACAGGCGCGAGGGCACGTCGCACTGGCAGCCCGGATAGGTGTTGGCCCGCCAGGTGCCGCCGAAGTCCTCGGCCGCCTCGATGATCAGGAAGTCACGGATCCCGGCCTCCCGCAGCCGAACTCCCGCGCCCACACCGGAGATTCCGGCGCCGATGACGAGGACCTCGAACTCGGTCGGGGCGCTCGGCTCCCCACTCGGCTTTCCACTTGGCTGTGCACTCATACGGCAACACCCCTGTCGATGGCTCGTTTTACGCGGTCATGGGCGGTGCGCAGGGAGACGTCGAGGGTGGCGGGACGGCGGCGGAAGTCCATGAAGTTGAAGCCCATGACGTCCAGTTCCTCGATCCCGGGCTCGACCCGGACCACCCGCGTTCCCGCCGCCCGCAGCTGGCTCACCTCGGCGTCGACGGTCCGCGTCATCCAGCGCCGCAGGACCCGCTCGCCCCGGGACAGGCCGCTGGCGGGCGCACCTCCGGACGTGGACATCGGGGCGACGATCACCACCTCGTCCAGGCCGAGCGGTACGAGCAGATCGGCGGAGGTCGGGGAGACGGCGCCGCCGTCGACGTAGGAGCGCCCCGCGATACGTACCGGCGGGAACCAGCCCGGGATCGCCCACGAGGCGGCAAGCGCGCCGGCGATGTCGGCGGCGGGGGCGTCCGGGGCGCCGAAGGGGACCCGCCTGCCGGTGCGGGCGTCGGCCGCGACCAGCCAGGTGCGCGAGGTGTCCGGCCAGGTGTGGCCGTCGGCGAGGCCGGTGCCGAACGCGCGCAGCCACCCGGCGTCCCCGCGACCGCGGGGCAGCAGACCGAGGAGGCCGGATCCGGCGGAGACCCGGCCACGGGCGGCCGCCGGGATCAGCCCGGCGGCCGGCAGCCACGGCCAGGGGACCGGCGGCAGTGCGCCCGGATCGGTGTCGACGTGCGCCCGCAGCAGCGGGTCCGCGTCGCTGTCCCCGCGCAGGGCCGCGAGCAACTGGGTCACCGACCGGCCCGCCCCGAGAGCGGTCACGATCTCCGCCCCGGCGGACGTGCCGACCAGCACCTCCGCCGTCCGCGCGTCCCAGTCGAGCTCCGCTTCCAGCGCGGCCAGAGCGGCGACCGTCCACGCGAACCCGAGCGTCCCGCCGCATCCCACCACCAGCGCGCGTCGTCGTCGCTGCTCCACAGATCCTCCCGGTATCCGGATACTTATGGGATCTGAAAGCTAGCGGTACGCTGCTGTCGTGGCAAGACTGACCAGGGCCGAGAGCCAGGCCCGCACCCGTGAGCACGTCCTGGAAACCGCGTACACCCTCTTCCTGCGCGACGGCTTCGCGACGACCTCGATGGACCGGGTCGCCGAGGCGGCGGGCTATTCAAAGGGGGCGGTGTACTCCAACTTCGCCACGAAGAACGAGCTCTGCCTGGCGGTGCTCGACCGGATCGTCACCGAGCAGATGACCCGCCTGACCGCCGAACTCGACGGCACCCACCGCGTCGACGACCGCATCGCGGGCTTCGCCCGCTGGGCCGAACAGCACATCGGCGACAGCCCCTGGACGTCCCTGGAAGTCGAATTCGCCACCGCCACCCGCCGCGACAAGGACGTCTGCCGTCAACTCGCCGCCCGGCGGCGCAAGATCACCGAGGGCGTGGCGGAGCTGATCGAGGCGCAGGCGCGGGAGTTCGGGCTGACGCTGTCGATGCCCGCGGACATCGCGGCGGTGACGTTGCTGAGTCTGGGGATCGGGCTGGGGGTGCAGCGGGCGTTCGATCCGAGCGTGCCGGTGGAGCCGTTGGTGGATTTGCTTTATCAGGTGATGCGGGGGATGGGATAAGTCGGTCCAGGTGGGGGAGAGTTGGCGACCGAATCGCGGTCAAGGGGTCAGTCCCGCACGTGCGGGGACCACTCGCCGCCGAGCTGGTCGAGGTTCACGGTCTGGGGATCAACCCCGCACGCGCGGGGACCACCGCTTCCCCCAGAACACCGTCATCTGTACCGAGGGACCAACCCCGCACGCGCGAGGACCGTACTTCCCGACCTGCAACTCCCTTTGGGCTAAGCCCAGTTCCGAAGCACTTTCACCGAATCCGGTAATTCAGAACTCAAAGGAGAGTGCTGGTCGATATCAGACCATCACGGCCAAACCAAACAATAAGGCTGATGCCCAGCCTCATGCAGCCGATGGCTGAAGTCCTGCCACTCGTGCAGCAGTTGATACACATCGAACGCGTTGCGCGGTCCCCCGCGATCCGGCACCGTCGACCAGATGAACGCCGCGGCGCCCACCGTCTCCTCGCCGATTCCGCGCAGTGGGTCGACCACCGTCATGGGGAGCTTCACGACCGCGTAGTCCGGGTGCAGGACGACCAGTTCGAGGGGCGGGACGCGGTGCAGGGGGACGCCCTCGATGCCGGTGAGGACCATCGCGGCCATCGTCTCCGGCTTGATCTTGGTGAACATGCCGCCCATGCCCAGCTCGTCGCCGCCGAGCTCGTCGGGGCGCATCGAGATGGGGACGCGGGCCGCCGTCGCGCCGTCGGGCGCGCCGAAGTACTTGTACGTCACCCCCACCCGGCCACTCCTGCTTCCCGGCACCGTGCTCCCGGTCTCGCCGTGCCCGAGGGGCAGCTGGCCGCCGGTCTGTTCCGTCTCGGCCGCCGGGGTCTCGCGCTCCGTCGCCTGCGCCTCGCGCCGGTGCTTGCCCCGCCGGGCACGCCTGGGGCCGAGGTCGTCAGTACCCTCGCCCAGTCCGCCACCGCGTTGCATATCTCCACCCGACTCGTCATCCGGACGCGCGGGCCCCGCCACGCAGACCGATCATCGTGTCAATGACCTCCCCCACGGCCGCGCGCCGAAACGTGCGGCGGCACACCTGTCCCCGGCTCGCGACGCACCTCACGCCGCGGTGTGCAGGAATGCCCGTGAGAACCCCCGGACCATGTTAGGTGGTATGCCCTTGCCGCGACCACGGAAGAAGGGTGCCGATCACGTCCGGGCAGCCGAAATCCGCCGTAGTCGACTGGTAGACACGCGTATTCGTGGAAACCCGGCCCCGTCGGTTCCGGATGGTTGCGGTGGATTCGGCCGTCCGTCGCCCCCTCGTCGCCGGGCCGTCGTCCGCGGTGCGTCCGCCGTGCCTCCGGCCCGCGCAGGGCACTCGACCGTCGCCGGACCGGCGAGCGTCCGGTCAGGCGGGCCGCCGTCCGCCGGGCCGGTGGCCCTGCCCGCCGGCCCCGTACGAAGGGGCCGGGGCGGGCCCGGGACCCGGGGGCGCGGGCCGTACGCTGAGGGGTATGGCAGAGGCGAACATCAACCACGGCACCGCCACGGCGGCGGGGGCCGTGCCCTATCCCGCGGACGCGCCCCGATCGGCCGCGCTGTTCGGCCGGGCTTCACAGGTGACCCCGGGTGGCGTGAACTCGCCGGTCCGGGCCTTCCGGGCGGTCGGCGGCACACCCCGCTTCATGGTCTCGGGCACCGGTCCCTACCTCACCGACGCGGACGGCCGCGAGTACGTGGACCTGGTCTGCTCCTGGGGTCCGATGATCCTCGGTCACTCGCACCCCGAGGTGCTCGCCGCGGTCCAGGCCGCCGCGGCCCGCGGTACCTCCTTCGGTACGCCGGGGGAGGGCGAGGTCGAGCTCGCCGAGGAGATCGTGGCGCGGGTGGCGCCGGTCGAGCAGGTGCGGCTGGTGTCCTCGGGTACCGAGGCGACCATGTCGGCGATCCGGCTGGCGCGCGGCTTCACCGGCCGCGCCAAGGTGGTCAAGTTCGCGGGCTGCTACCACGGCCACGTGGACGCCCTGCTCGCCGCCGCCGGATCGGGCGTCGCCACCTTCGGACTGCCGGACACCCCGGGCGTCACCGGTGCCCAGGCGGGCGAGACCCTGGTCCTGCCGTACAACGACCTCGCGGCCGTGCGCGAGGCCTTCGCCGCGCACCCCGGCGAGATCGCCTGTGTGATCACCGAGGCCTCGCCCGGCAACATGGGCGTGGTCCCGCCGCTGGACGGCTTCAACGCCGGGCTCAAGGAACTGTGCGCGGCCGACGGCGCGCTGTTCATCTCCGACGAGGTGATGACCGGCTTCCGTACCTCGAAGGCGGGCTGGTTCGGGGTCGACGGGGTGGTGCCCGACCTGATGACCTTCGGCAAGGTCATGGGCGGCGGCTTCCCGGCGGCGGCCTTCGGCGGCCGCGCCGATGTCATGGCGCACCTCGCCCCCGCGGGTCCCGTCTACCAGGCGGGCACCCTCTCCGGGAACCCGGTCGCGACCGCCGCCGGTCTCGCCCAGCTCCGGCTGCTCGACGACGCCGCGTACGCGACCGTGAACTCCGTCTCCGAGCAGATCCGCACCCTGGTCGCCGAGGCCCTGAACAAGGAGGGCGTGGCGCACCGGCTGCAGACCGCGTCCAACATGTTCTCGGTGTTCTTCACGGATGGCCCGGTACGCGACTTCGACGAGGCGAAGGCCCAGGAGGGCTTCCGCTTCAACGCCTTCTTCCACTCGATGCTGTCCCAGGGCGTGTACCTGCCGCCCTCGGCCTTCGAGTCCTGGTTCGTCTCGACCGCCCACGACGCGCGTGCCATCGAGCGGATCGCCGCCGCGCTGCCCACCGCCGCCCGTGCCGCTGCTGAGGCCACGGCATGAGCGCGCCGACGCAGCCGACCGGCGGCGAGCACACCCCGGACGCCTCCGGGCAGAGGACCGTCGTGCACGTGATGCGGCACGGCGAGGTGCACAACCCGGAGGGCGTCCTGTACGGGCGGCTCGACGGGTATCACCTCTCCGAGCTGGGGCGGCAGATGGCCGAGCGGGTCGCCGAGCATCTCGCCTCGCGCGACATCGCGTACGTCGTCGCCTCCCCGCTGGAGCGCGCGCAGGAGACGGCCACGCCGATCGCCAAGCGGCACGAGCTCGACTTGGCCACCGACCCGCGCTTGATCGAGGCCGCGAACGTCTTCGAGGGCAAGACCTTCGGCGTCGGCGACGGCGCGCTGCGCCGGGTCTCCAACTGGAAGCACCTGGTCAACCCGCTCAAGCCGTCCTGGGGCGAGCCGTACGCCGAGCAGGTCGAGCGGATGCGCGCGGCCGTCGAGGCGGCCCGCGACGCCGCGCGCGGGCACGAAGCGGTGTGCGTCAGCCACCAGTTGCCGATCTGGATCCTGCGCAGCGCGATGGAGAACCGCAGGCTCTGGCACGACCCGCGCAAGCGCCAGTGCACCCTCGCCTCCCTCACCAGCTTCACGTACGAGGGGGACAAACTGGTCTCCGTCGGCTACACCGAGCCCGCCCGCGACCTCGTCCCGCCGCACCTCCTGGCAGGCGCCAAGCCGGTCAAGGGGAAGGACAAGGCGTTCGGGGCCTGAGCCGAGCCGTTCGCGGTCTCCAACTCGCGCGTAAGAGACGGCAGTTCGACCACTCAGAGGCGGCAGTTCGGCCAGCCTTCGCCGGTGGCCCGCAGTGCGCGGGTCACCGGCTTCTGTGTTGCCGGGCCCCCGCCCACCGGCGCCAACTCGCCTTCCGGGCAGACTCGTTGCCCCGAACGGTCAGGGCACTCTCACCGGTCCAGGACCGTGTCCAGGAGCTGTTCGAGTTCATTGGCGACGTGGTCGAGAGGTGTGGTGGACCGCTGGGCGATGCAGAGGATCACCGCTCCCTCCACGGAGGAGACCATCAATGCCGCGAGGGACGGGGCTCGTTGGGCCGGGACACCCGCCGTGACCAAGGCCTGTTCCACGACGTTCAGCCACAACTCGAAGGTGCCGCAGGCGCTCTCGCGCGCGGCCGGTGCGTCCCGGCCGCCGAGGGCCGAGGCGACGACGGGGCAGCCCGCGTCGTAGTCGTCGGCGGCGAGGCCCTCGCCCACCGCGGTGAGCAAGGTGCGCATCACCACGATCGGTTCCCGCGCATCGGCGAGCACGGCGGCCAGCCCCTCCGACATGGCGGTGCCCGCGGTCTGTGCCGCCTCGCCGAGCAACTCCCCGCGCCCCTGGGGGAAGTTCAGGTACAGCGAGCGCCGGGCCACGCCACTGTCGCTCAACAGGTCCGCGACGGTGGTCCCCGAGACGCCGTGGGTGCGCATCAGCCCGATCGCGCTCTCGATGAGCTTGTCCCGCGCCGTCGTCGTCACGCTCCCGTGCTCCTTCCCCGTCGGCGGCCACTCCCCTTCCCGCAAGTAGACCAGACGGTCTTGCGGTAGATCGATTGGTCTACTACCTTACTTGTGAGTAAGGAATGGGAGTGGCTGGTGTCCATACCCGCGGGGGCGGCGTGAGCAATGCACCAGCGGGCCGACCGAATCGTCGGATTCGGCGGGACGGCACACGACGGAGGTCACGCGATGAGTACGAGCACCAGCAGGCCGAGCACCAGCAAGCCGAGCAGCAGTGTGGGCAGCCCGTCGGGCAGCCAGGCGGACATCGAGCTTCTGCAGAGCCCGTTCGTTCTCCCGGGCGGCGCCTCGATTCCGAACCGGATCGCCAAGGCCGCGCTGAGCGAGGGCCTGGCCGAGCCGGACGGGCGCCCAGGCCCGCGGATACGGAACCTCTACCGGCGCTGGGCGACCAGCGGAATGGGCCTGATCATCACGGGCAACGTCATGGTCGACTCCCGTGCGATCGGGGAGCCGGGGAACGTCGTCGTCGAGGACGAGCGGCACCTCGCGGACCTCTCGGCCTGGGCCGACACCGCCAAGAAGGGCGGGGCGAAGCTCTGGGCGCAGATCAACCACCCGGGACGGCAGATCCCGCGCAACCTGTCCTCCCAGCCCCTCGCGCCCTCGGCTCTCGCGGCCTCCGGTGTGGGCGGCGCCTTCGCCAAGCCGCGCGCGCTGACCACGGCCGAGATCGAGGACATCGTCGCGCGGTTCGCGACCACGGCGCGGCTCCTGGTCCAGACGGGTTTCGACGGCGTCCAGGTGCACGCGGCGCACGGCTACCTGATCAGCCAGTTCCTCTCCCCGCTGTCCAACGAGCGCACGGACGAGTGGGGCGGCACCCCCGAGAACCGGCGCCGCTTCCTCATCGAGGTCGTCCGCGCGATCCGTGCGGAGGTGGGCCCCGAGGTGCCGGTGTCGGTCAAGCTCAACTCCGCCGACTTCCAGCGCGGCGGCTTCGGCGAGGACGAGTCGCTCGACGTCGTCCGCGCACTGGCCGCCGAGGGGATCGACCTCCTGGAGATCTCCGGCGGTACGTACTCCTCCGCCGCCATGCTCGGCGTCGACCCCACGCTGAAGGAGTCCACCCGTAAGCGCGAGGCGTACTTCATCGCCTACGCCGACCGCGTCCGCGCCGAGGTCCCGCGGCTTCCCCTCATGCTCACCGGCGGCTTCCGCACCCTCGACGGCATGGCCGACGCGATCCGCAGTGGCGTGATCGACATCGCGGGCCTTGGACGTCCGCTCGCCGTCGAGCCCGACCTGCCCGCCGCCCTGCTGTCGGCCAAGACCGAGAGCAGCGACGTCCGGCCGAAGCGCAGCGGCATCCGCCTCCTGGACAACCTGACCGAACTCGTCTTCTACACCGTGCAGTTGTGGCGCATGGCCGACGGCAAGGCCCCCGCCCCGGGCCGCCACCCGGCCCTGAACGTCACGCAGTACCTCCTGCGCAACGGCGTGGACAGCGTCAGGCTGCCCCGGCGCAGCCGCTGAGGCCCGCCGGGCTCAGACCGAGGTGAGAAGCCCCGACGCCGCGGAGTCGAGTGAGCGGTACTCCACCGTCCCGTCGTCCACCAGTGTCAGCCGCAACGGCGACCGGCTCCTGGGGCATCTCGACTCCATGTCCGCTGTCACCGCGTCCAGTTCCGGCGGAGTGGTGAGCAGACCGTCCGGTGCGGAGAACACCTTCGCCCGGTAGTGGCACGACGGGTCGGAGCCCATTCCGTCCACCACTCTGACCGTGCTCTGCTCGACGGTCGTGCCGGCGATCCCGACCTGCTCCAGGGGGCCGGGCTCCGCTTCGTCGGTCTCGGGGAACCACACGCCCTGGTACTTGTCGAGCGACGGGCTCTCCCGCTTTGTGAGCTGGACCTCCTGCCCGTCGACGAGCCAGGTGAGCCGGTCGTTCGAGGCCGGGCCGAAGCCGAGCTCGCTGCGCGCGGGCTTCCAGCAGTCGGCGGACGCGGTCCTGGGAGTGGCACTCTTCGAGCCCGCCTGCCCAAGTGTCAGAGTCCGCTCTCCGGAGTCCTGGTCGTATGCGGCCTCCTCGGCGGCGCTCGTGGTGACACACAGACTCGCCCTGCCGAGTACGGACACCTCGACCGCCCGCTCGCCACCCCCGCTGATCCGCAGCCGCGCGTACTCCCCGGCCGCCGCGCCCTTCGTCGTCAGCTTCCCCTCCCACTCGCCGACGAACTGCTTCGGCACGGCGACACTGCCGCCGCCGCCCCGGCCACCACTGCCCGCGTCCTCCTCCCATGGCTTGAGCGCAAGGAGGCCCGCACCGGCTACGGCAAGTGCCACCGCCGCGGCGCCCACCGCGAGGGCCCGACTGCGCTTGGCTCCGCGTGCGGGCGCGGGGGCGGCGGGTGGGGGAGGGGCGGCCGGAGGCCGAGCGGGCATCGTCGGGGCGGCCGGGGGAGGCGCCTGCCGGGCGGCGATGCCGGGGGCTGCCGGTGTGGCCGATGCGGCCGGTGCCGACTGTGCGGCCTGGGCGGACCTCACCGTCGGTGTGGCCCCGTGACCGGGGGCCGAGGCCGGGTCGTAGTCCAGCAACTCCGCGGCCCGGCGCCCGAGTTGCTCAAGGACCTCACCCGGCAGCCAGGGCCCGGTCTCGACGAGCGCGGCCCGTTCGGCGACCGCCCGCGGGGTGGGCCGAAGCGCGGGATCCTTGTGCAGGCACTCGCGTACGAGGGGCAGCAGGCTCTCCGGTACGCCGTCCAGGTCGGGTTCGTCCTCGGCGACCCGGAACAACTGGGCGTGCACCCCGCCGTTACCGGTCGCACCGAAGGGCTGGCGCCCGGTGGCCGCGTACGCGAGTACCGACCCCAGGCAGAACACGTCGCTCGCGACGGTGAGTTCACGACCACGCGCCTGCTCCGGCGACATGAAGCCGGGCGAGCCGATCACCATCCCGGTGCGCGTGTACGCGAGTTCGCCGGTGGCCGTGTCCAGGGCGTCCAGCGCCCGGGCGATACCGAAGTCGATGACGCGCGGCCCGTCCACGGTGACGAGTACGTTGGACGGCTTGAGGTCCCGGTGGATCAGCCCGGCGTCGTGCACGGCAGCAAGGGCGAGCGCGAGGCGATCGGCGAGCACCCGTACGGACCGCTCCGGCAGCGCCCCGTACCCCTCGGCCACCACCTCGTACAGCGAAGGCCCCGGAATGTACCGCGTCGCCACCCACGGCACGGCGGCCTCGGTGTCCGCGTCGAGCACATCGGCGGTCCACTGCCCGCCCACCCGACGCGCGGCGGCCACCTCGCGCGCGAACCTCCGCCGGAATTCGGCGAGTTGGGCGAACTCGGCCCGTACGACCTTCAGCGCCACCGTCCGGCCGCCCTCGGACCGCCCGAGATACACCAGACCCATCCCGCCCTCACCGAGCCGACCCAGCAGTCGGTACGGACCGAGGTAGCGCGGATCCTCCGGCGCGAGAACCTGCATCGTCATCCATCCCCCTGAAATGACACGGCCGTCAGCAAGGCCGCGGCTCAACCTACTCCAGGGGGTTGGGGGGGTGGTTGAGGTGTCCGGCCCACGGTCGCTCTTGCCGTCGAGGGCGCGGGTCGTCGT
This is a stretch of genomic DNA from Streptomyces sp. NA04227. It encodes these proteins:
- a CDS encoding NADH:flavin oxidoreductase/NADH oxidase family protein gives rise to the protein MSTSTSRPSTSKPSSSVGSPSGSQADIELLQSPFVLPGGASIPNRIAKAALSEGLAEPDGRPGPRIRNLYRRWATSGMGLIITGNVMVDSRAIGEPGNVVVEDERHLADLSAWADTAKKGGAKLWAQINHPGRQIPRNLSSQPLAPSALAASGVGGAFAKPRALTTAEIEDIVARFATTARLLVQTGFDGVQVHAAHGYLISQFLSPLSNERTDEWGGTPENRRRFLIEVVRAIRAEVGPEVPVSVKLNSADFQRGGFGEDESLDVVRALAAEGIDLLEISGGTYSSAAMLGVDPTLKESTRKREAYFIAYADRVRAEVPRLPLMLTGGFRTLDGMADAIRSGVIDIAGLGRPLAVEPDLPAALLSAKTESSDVRPKRSGIRLLDNLTELVFYTVQLWRMADGKAPAPGRHPALNVTQYLLRNGVDSVRLPRRSR
- a CDS encoding TetR/AcrR family transcriptional regulator, with the protein product MTTTARDKLIESAIGLMRTHGVSGTTVADLLSDSGVARRSLYLNFPQGRGELLGEAAQTAGTAMSEGLAAVLADAREPIVVMRTLLTAVGEGLAADDYDAGCPVVASALGGRDAPAARESACGTFELWLNVVEQALVTAGVPAQRAPSLAALMVSSVEGAVILCIAQRSTTPLDHVANELEQLLDTVLDR
- a CDS encoding serine/threonine-protein kinase, yielding MTMQVLAPEDPRYLGPYRLLGRLGEGGMGLVYLGRSEGGRTVALKVVRAEFAQLAEFRRRFAREVAAARRVGGQWTADVLDADTEAAVPWVATRYIPGPSLYEVVAEGYGALPERSVRVLADRLALALAAVHDAGLIHRDLKPSNVLVTVDGPRVIDFGIARALDALDTATGELAYTRTGMVIGSPGFMSPEQARGRELTVASDVFCLGSVLAYAATGRQPFGATGNGGVHAQLFRVAEDEPDLDGVPESLLPLVRECLHKDPALRPTPRAVAERAALVETGPWLPGEVLEQLGRRAAELLDYDPASAPGHGATPTVRSAQAAQSAPAASATPAAPGIAARQAPPPAAPTMPARPPAAPPPPAAPAPARGAKRSRALAVGAAAVALAVAGAGLLALKPWEEDAGSGGRGGGGSVAVPKQFVGEWEGKLTTKGAAAGEYARLRISGGGERAVEVSVLGRASLCVTTSAAEEAAYDQDSGERTLTLGQAGSKSATPRTASADCWKPARSELGFGPASNDRLTWLVDGQEVQLTKRESPSLDKYQGVWFPETDEAEPGPLEQVGIAGTTVEQSTVRVVDGMGSDPSCHYRAKVFSAPDGLLTTPPELDAVTADMESRCPRSRSPLRLTLVDDGTVEYRSLDSAASGLLTSV